TAAAATTGACTACATTAGTCTGCAACAAAAGAGCAGAAAGCAGCATGACTGTCACGTGGTGAGCCAATTACTTGAAGAAGCAAAGATATAAAGTCGGCAAGTTGTGTTAGcaactttggtttttgaattgcTTATAGGACACAAGCATGAATAGTAATGCAAATgctaaaaaggaagaggaaggagggcaTGAAAAAATATTACTGTGTTTTGTCTGATATATGCAGGCTATCTCATACTTACTTTCGGTAGAGGTAGCTCTTGATGCATTTGGTTTTCAAATTTAGATTTAGTCTGCAAGTTTAATGTCATGCTTCTGCCCGCATGCATTGCTGACAAACCTCCAGAGCGCAGCATGCCAAGGTTAACAGTGTTGTGCTTATAAGCAGCAGTCTGAGTAGAGGAAATAACAACCACGTGACAGGATATGAACACGCATGCTCATTAAGAGAAAATACTGCACATATATGACTAACTTCACATGGTCTcattttaagcaaacaaacaataccAAGAAATAAGTAGCTTTTTATGCATGCACTGAGTCAGACAGAAGCACATAGAGTGCTAGTTGTACATAAAATGATTACCATAAAAAGACATTGACAAAAAAATCAAACAAGATATATTTTCatcttcacagaatcacagaattgtagagttggaagggaccatgagggccaactccctgcactgcaggaatcttttgcccaatgtggggctcaaacccacgactctgaaattaaaagttccatgctctactaactgagccaCTGTTTTTAATACAAAGCTATAGTAATTTATTTCATGCAGAAGTGGGTATTATCCAGAGGTTTTCTACAAACTTatgataaaatatgcatttcttttcTGCAAGTAATAAATTGGGTAGAAGAGGTTCTATTCTATATAATAGGCTTCTTAAAAATAACTGCTATCAAGAGCTGCTCCAATATATTGTAGTGGATGTATACCTATTTTGAATTTACACTGCAAAAGAACTACCCGCAATATATACAGTGTAATTAAAAAGATCAGTCAGCAAATGATCTTCATGAATAAATTATTCTGgattatatatatacaaaaaaacagcaatataaaaagtaaaatgcaCTGGGCAGTATTCACCCAAcatgtcccatcagtgcaagccTCTATGAGGGCTTCTGCTTGTGCCATGGGGCTGTCCCCTATCTCCTCTCCCTGCACCCCCTGAAATTGGCCCTGGGTTGGTCACAGAACAGTACTGATGGGACACTCCCCTTggtgcaatgttgaattccacccatagtGAGCATAGCTATGGAAGTACATCTGAAACATCTGTGCTTCACCTGTCCATGCAAATGAAGTAGTACTCTAAAGTATATCTCTAAAGTGTCAGCTTGGAAGCAATCACAATAATCAATGGAATAAGCTTGATTCTTATGAATGCTCAGTGATTTATGGAAGCCACTAATGCCGGGGAGCCCACTGCATGGGCAGCTTTCCACAATGTTTCTGTGATGCCCTCTTTTGCCACTCCCCCTACTCCTATTTTGCTTCTGTCAGCCGACAGGAAAGGATGTTGGTTcccagtaattttttttttaaatatatattttgaaaaagctcTTTTGTACAGGGGAAATCATGCACAAAAtagttgcattaaaaataaattataaaatttgcCTTTGCAGGCACAGGAGGTTGGGAAAGAAAATGTGAGGAAGAGCAGCAGCCTTTCATGCCAGAGACTCCAAATTGTCACATGACTTGGGAGTGACACACTTTTTGAAAAATTGCTGTTTTGTACAAATCTGGGATATCAGAGAACTTGTATTTAAGAagtaattctgtttttttttaataaagaaatgtGTACGCTTGTGTAAGGAGACCTtaagtttccttttccttttccaaacTCTAGAAACCCCTCTGCCCACTGTACAGCATTAAAGGATTCAGGTTCAGGGCTAGAAACCAGCACCAAACCCAAGCAGAGCAAAAGAGGATTTCAACAAACGTGAGGAAGAAATAAAGTAACCCTTTTCACTTGTCTTTCCCCTGTGAACTCCAAACAGCAACACAAAACTCTTGTTCCAGGCTTGTTAGAGCCTGAATAGGACCATTCCTTAGGAGATGAGAATGCTTTGCAATACTTTGTTGTTGATTTGAAGGCTTATTGTCGTATTTTTCTTAGTAATCAGTGTATCTGAGAGCCAAGCTAAAATTTTCATACATTTTTTTTATGATGTCTGATTTCCAAAACTGAACCAATTAAATAAATTTCTGTAGATCTTAACTGATACACCAGAATAAATATAATTTGGTTTATAGTGTTTCTgcaatttttattcattcattctaaTAGCTTTGCTTTAAAATCTATCTTGCTGCGATTTTGGAGTCTCTAGTTGGTTTTTCTTAAACAGGGGGCTGGGACCCAAGAGATGGCCAGGGGTCATTTTCAGAAGAACCTCAGTGTCACAGCCTGCCCAGCGCCTTCTCACTTGCTGGCCCCACCCCCCAGCCATGCCATTGTCTTTTGATTGAACCAATGCCAACCCTAGCAACTCCTTGCATGCTAAATAATGGTGAGCAGGAGATGGAGAagtttggggagggtggggaagagagaagggaggTCTCACTCCTCTGTGGGGAAGCAGCCAGAGGAGGTCCTGAAGGAAATTAGAAAGGGAGATAAAAGGTTAATATTTACACtcattattaaaaataaaccaaCTGATAATGGAAAGGATAGAGACAAGAGAATAAAGTTGTTATGGAAGGAAGTGAAGATAAAAAGGACCAGGGTGAAAGGTAGAACGAAACTGGCCGGTTCAAGGGAAGGTGAATAGATTTGTGTGAcagcagaaaggaagaaattaCAATAGATTAGTAAAAATACTCTGAGAGGTATTTAGAAgtgggaaaggaaaaatataaaataaaaagccttctccacTTAAAGTCAGACTTAAAGCCTCTGGGTTGATTGACAAACTTTGCCTAAAGTGGAGAAGATGAGTTGCAATACTTCCAGAGCGAATGTCTATATTTTGCTTGAGGGAAGCTGAGGTATTGAACTCCTTGCTACAATGAAAATGCTATGGTAAATAATTAAACAATTTCCAAAGATGGTTTAGCTATCAATAGAAAAGTGATGTCAGCCAAACTCCACTTCCATAGGCCACTATTCTACAACTTGTAGGCCTCGGTAATTTTCAACAAGTTTATGTGGGCTCTGGCGACAGCAGGGTGGTGAAATCTGAGAACGCCAGGTCTAAGCCCAAGAAATTGTCTTTTCTTTAGTTTAAGTGGTTCACTGTTCTATATGACATTAGGTGTGGGGCAGGCAAAGACCTCAGCCGAAAGGGAGTCTGCAGGTACTGCTGATCAGCTGACTGGTGGCACCTACAAAGTCCTGTGTACAGGACTTCACAAGACCCAATGATGATTTGATCAGCAGATCATGCAAAGCACCTTGTAAAAAGCTATACAAGAATGCTTTGCAAGACCCGACAATCAGTTCATCATTGGCGCTTGGCAGACTGATTTGGCCTGCTCTCCAAccccctttaaataaataaaaacaaataaattgtatTACTGAATGGATAGTTCAGCTCTCAGGGAGCCACAGCTAAATTGTGAATTACCTTCTTTGAAAAACACATGATATCAAAAGATATAAAACAGTCTACAATTTTTGCTCCATTATGGTTATTTCTGAAATATAATCACTTATTGCAGTCACTGAATGGACAAACCAATATGTATCTGGGAGTATAAGGAAGGGTAATTTTGTGAAAGCAAATCTGAGAACAAGGTCTATAGGCTTCCAATTTTCCAGGATGATTTCAGCATTTTTGACAGCCATATTTGGCAATCTCAATTTTCACTTATTTTATGAAAGCATCTGGTGAACTGTAGGACTAAAATTACACATGAATTGGTCTTTCATAATTCATCTTATTTCCAATAGTAGTTGACTGAAGGTAAACAGGTTCCTGAGGCTGAAGAAGGCTGTATGAGACACACAGCATTTAACGAGTACAAGGTGACGCAAATAAAAAAACAGCCAACAGGGTGAATGTTTAAGTTCCTTGTtaaggcgccccccccccagccatttaTACAAGGCAGCAGTAAGGTTGCAATTTAAGATGGAAGACCAGCTTCATAATCCTTCTCCCTTCAAACTATTCTCCCACCGAAAAGTTCCCACTCCAGTTGCTTTAACCTTCACTGAGGAAAACATGAGTACCtgcattttggtgtgtgtgtgtgtgtaagagagagagatagagacagATGTGCAAATGGAATAAAGTGGAAAGGTTAAGAAGCTCCTTTTCCTCCTGTACTAGTCTTCCACTTCAAACTGTAACCTCAATGGCTGCACAGTATATTAgacttttttcaaaagaaaataatgGAACTACATGTAGTATGTAGTTTTTCTCAGAATTCCTTCCAAATGCTTTCTGGATATATCAGTAATAAgatgttttattcatttacttcTTATCACCATTTCAAACAATACCTCATTCTTAATTCTTCACGCCTTGGAAACTGTGTCTCATGTCAATGAATTACTCTGCACATTTACCAATAATAAATGTTAATTGACAAACACTTCCTAACATAGAAAATATAAGTTATAGTTGGTCTCTGTTGGGGCTTTACGTATTTCAACCCGTTATCCTAAACACACTTGGAAATAAGTTAAATGTAAATCAACTGACTTCCAAGTACATAGATTTAAGACATTGGGGTACCAGAACAAAAGTAATTGTAGCTTATTTGTTAATCAATGGCTAAATTTTCTATAAGAAATCCTTAATTATATCTGCCATGATCCAATAGTTCTGGTACATGAAGatggttcacacatgcatatcTGACTTTGTGCACACAAGGGCATGGGCTGATTCATAACACAGCCACTGAAGATTGTGCTATTGAGTTCTGTAGAGTTTTGGAGTATCCCATTAACTATAAGCCTGCCAAAGTCAATATTTCCAATACTTTTGCTTTGGAATTTGTCTTTAATATTTTTCCTATGCACTGTAAAGGCtagcaaataaaacaaatatttaaattatAAACTATTTTTGTGATTTCCTTTAAGCTTCATAAATTACCCACTACTAGAAGACCGAGATtatcatttttgcattttaaaaaacaacagtataTTAGGGAAGAACTTCTCCAATGCTCCCCAAAGCAACCCTAATTCTAACTCATTATGTATAAACTGTAACAAAATACATTTCATGGTTTATTAATTCAGAACACAAATCCAGGAATTATTACTGGATAACATATTAATCACtgcaagcagatttttttttgatATATAGAAATATAAAAACTAAAAGGCATTAATTGCAGAGAAATGCCAAACATACCCTGTCTAACCTTCTAGCTTCTATATGTCTAAGTAGCTGTTGTCTCCAGTCAGCGGGCATTTTACCACAGCTCTCATTTCCCTTCACAGGGGTAGGCCTTGTCTTTAAATCAGTGTTATCTGACGGCTTGTCACCATAGTTACCCAAGTTATAGTCTGATGGTATCTTTTCCAACAGAGCTGCCATTGTAGGCCTAGCTGAAACTGGCCTGGTTTGGGAGGTACCATAACTCTCTGTACTGTAGCTTCTTGCAGACAATGGCCTCCTTTGAGTAAGGTTTTTAACTGGAAAACTTCCAGATTGGGCTTTCACTTCTTGATATGAAGGGTGTTCATCTTCATACCTGCCATTTCTTTTGAGGAATTGGGATTCAGACACTTGCATGCTGCTTTGGCGTTCCATGGGTCCTCTATACTGGTGTCTGTTATACCTATCGCTCTGAGGCAGTTCGTGTGGTTCACTGACTCTTCTATACATTGACATATCTGTGGAACTGGCCAATGAATCTGCTCTTCTCAAAAACCCAGCCCTTGATCCCTGACTTGAGTACTGAGTGTTGACAGTCTCCTCATTAACAGAAGGCTGGGAGAATGAAAACATGTGCTCCATGGGTGGATACCCTCGGTAGGCTCTTGGGCTAACCAAATCCTTTGAGACAGTTTTAGTCTGCTGGGGAATGTACTCTGGAGTGTGTTGAAAAGGTGGCGGAATCCTCTTATCTGCTTTCACTTCCACTGATCCTTGAGGATTAAAACTTTGGTCAAACTGGTACACTTTTTTAGTTACAGaaggcttttgctgctgctgcaccttaACACTTCCATAGGTCAGCAACTCATCATCAAGCATTGGCACAGACTGGCTACGGGACATGCTAGACATTCCATGTTCTGGACCCATCATTTTATCTGGCCTCTCATGCATACCGGCATTGTCAGTAGTAGCTGCATAGTTCTCTAGCGGTATATTATAAACTTTATATGCGCCAATGTCTATCTCATCTATACTTTGTGACTTCTTAAACCTATTCGTTTTCAAGTCCCTCATCATTGGTGAAAGCCTCTCTGTGCTCTTGCTGATAGAAATGACGTTTTTAGAAGGATCCGGGCGACAGTGAATATGCGAAAACACATTACCAAGACTTCTGTTAGCGTTTGACTCATGATACTCCCACGCTGTTCCTGGAGAAAAAGTGCTAGCTATTTCCGCGGAATCTTTAACAAGATCCTTCCTTTCAGGTAAAGGGCTGGTGGTAGGGGTGCTCTCCAGCTTAGAAGGAAAGGCTGTCCTATCTTCAAAAGGGCTAGGGGTTCTTGTCCAGTTCTGCCAAGGGTTTGAGGGAGGCACTTCTGATTCAGGTGTATTTCTGAGAGTAGGCTGTTCAAGTTCTAGGGGGATACCAACTATCCTGTCTTGCCTAATTAAAGGCCTGCGTCCGTGAGCAGATGTGCTTCTCGATTTAGAGCTTAAGAGGGGGTTAGCGCTTGGATTCTCGACCGTGCTCTCTTCTGCTACAAATCCCGTGTTATCATAGTGAGAGCCATCATTCCAGCTGTCAGCAAAGGTGTCGCTCATTGGACGCCTCTCGTTATGTTGTTGTAAGTTTCCTGCTGGAGCAGACTCCCGTTGACTGAGCAATGGCTTTGTTTCAAGAGGTTGAGGAAAAGATTGGACAAGCCtggagaaaacaagaagaaagatTGGTATTAGATAAGGAAGCTATCACAGCAGaataaaatgctaataaatatcttactATTATTGCATGTTTTGTTTAACCCATGAATGAATGGAAGCTTTAGCTTGTTTGGAGTGGGAACAAAGAGAAAGCACACAAAAAGAGAAATATCACAATTTATATGTATATGAAAATGGCTTTGCATAAATCTAAAAATCCGCCTCCAAAAAAACTCTGGTATAAAAATCTCTATGCTAGTGACAGATAATAAGCACATAGCATTGAGCCTGCAAGCAAAGTGAAAGTCTCTTTGAAAACTGAGTCTGTATCTATGGTGGGACAAAGTTGCTTATATGGGATTCTGTATGCAGTGGAGTAAATGTAGACAGTACAGAAAACCTTGATGACACGTAATCATTTTGTACCTCTTTCATTCTCGTCAGCTGAAAAATGGGTAAGATGGGTGAACTGCTATTCAACTACTGTAATCTACTCTGAAAGTTTGCAGATAGACCTGAATTTTGGGTAGAAGTTGCCAGAGTAATTACCACCCCTAAGGCATAATTCCTCTGGGCCTTGACATGGAAAAAGGTGCCCTTCCTCTCGCCTACAAACATGAGGTGCCTAGTTGTGGGGGAGAACTTACTCTGCTCTGGATGCTctgctcttctccctctcctgctgttgagGGAGCAGGGATGCTGCAACACTTACCTTTTTTTGCACAATGCTTCACTTATTTGCAGTAGTGCCAGTGTGATGTTGTTCCAAGTGCAGCAGGTTTTCTCCAACTGTATGCAATGCCAGACTTCTTAGAAGTCTTGTGTACACTTGTAGTACACCAGCTCCCAGCCTAGCAGTACTTCCTGAGACATGATGTCACATAGTCACATAGGTGTCCTAGGAAGCACTGCTAgttcaaagaaaaaacaaaggcATCTCAAtcatgctgctgctcctgctagtCTGGCCCTAGTGACGTTCCTGTCTGTTTCTGTTTTAATACGAGGGTTgatatcatcaccaccaccaccatcttttATTTAAACTCTTTGTACTTTTGGCTGTCTGAGATGCCTTTATGGTCAGATCCAGTGTTTCAACTGGGGTCTACAAAGTAAACACACCTGTTACCCCACAAAGAATTATTCACTGCATCTTTAGCTGTAGTCTGCAAGGACCCCATTTTAACACGAGCGTTAGAAGACCCTGAAGATGCCTGTGAAGGTGAATAGTCTGAATAGGTGCCTGAAGAAACACTGTTATTCATGCAGTGAACTTTATCTGCTTCAGATTCATCTGTTGATTCTAAAACAAGCACAGAAAGAAATATGAAATTAATAGTTGAATAGAAAATTGAACACAGAGACATATATACAACAACTACTGTAATTAGCTTGGAAATGTGATTTCCACTTCTATATCATACAAATATAGCCAGCCATGAACTTACCCCGGGAATGTTCAAAGACACCTAAGACATTTGCACAGCAGTACCACCTCCCTTTCCCATCCATCTTCAGCCAAGATGCTGTATCATCTGACTGTATCAATCTACAATTATTGGTCGGTGTATTACTTTACTATTACCCTTATAAACATTGTGCCTTGTGagactgaacttttttttttgtatttttaaaagatccattTTCACCTTTCCTACACTTACGAACCTGACCAAACTGCTACTGTCTTGAACGCCCCACCCCCATGTTTTCCTACTGCTGAACATAATAatttagtatttatttttaatgacatATATAGCCTTCTTTATACACTATATCCAACACTCAGGGCCAAACCAAATGTGACATGggagatttcccaatatttatttttaaaaaacaggcacAGGGAGTTTTGTCATGGCAGCAGTGATTAGGAAGGATTTAATCACCTTCATACCCATGCCCAATACTAGGGGTGGCCCAAGTGAGGCACTGACCCACAGTCCAGATGGTCTGAGGGGCTTGTTCACTTAGTAGGCTGCTTACCTGCCCACCATTTGCTCATAATTCCTGCTTAGAAGGAAGAGCCATTCATTTAAATTGGGTTTTATCCAAATTAAGAGGGCTTAGAACAACTGCTGCCTATATTACGTTCTGAGAGTACTGAAACTATTTTAGATTTCTTTTCTGTACATTACATACGCGCCAAGTTGACACAGGAGAAGGCAGATAGGCAGttttaagggagggggggaaaggcatCCACAGAGGTTtgtgggtgcggggggggggggcagaatacagggaagggagaagagacTCAGTTCCCCAGGCACAGTCACAGAGAGGTGCATTAAAGTGGCAGAGAATGTGATACATGGGAGAAGAAAGTGATCGAAATGAAAAAGTAGATGAGAGGGAGACAAAAAAGCAATACCAGCCGGTGTAAGGAAATAGAAGCTGAGGCAAAAAGGAGGACGACAGAAATATTGCAATATGCGAATGTAAGCAGGCAGACAGAAAAGGTAAGGGGTGGGAGCAAGAATGGAAGGGAGCGTAGTTTGAGGAGATAAGGGAGGGGACAAGAGACCCAGTGGTACCCTGTGTCCAAGGCCCCCAGGAACCTGGAGCCTGACCTTTTCACACCATTTAAAGTTGCTATTAGTCTAATATCTATAAAGTGACTTAGTACCTTTTTTCTCTTTACCCAATAGGACAAGTTTAGGTTGGTACAATGGTGCTTCAGTCATGGAGGGACGAAGTTCCCCTATCCTCATATCATTCACAGCATGTACATATGGGTCCTGTAAAATGCAATAATATTGTGGAATATTATAAAAAGATAGCCCAGCAAGTGATACTTTAATGATGAAATTTTATCAGGAGCATGGAATTATAAAACTTCCAAGCACGAATGCTGACCAGGCAAATGTGACTAAATGTCATAGAATGCTGTTTAAAAAAAGTACAATTGGTACTCATATTGACACTGCCTGCATAGGGTCAGTGGCTTGGGCTCCACCTTGTGGATGAAGGCAGAAGAAACTCTCAAGGTGTGGCTCTTAAGCCCGTTTTGCGGACTCACCAAGCCTGGAATCACACACCCTGAGCAGGGTAAAATAACAAATGGTGCCTACTTTCCTAATAATCTAGAAACACCACGGCCTGTGAGATGAGTTCTGCTTGAACTAATAGAGGCCTGTCTGATCTTAGGTGGGAAGAAGCTTAACTTTGTGCTTTGTGCTCACAGCTATTTTGCCCTGGACAAATGTACTGTTGGTGgtagagtatttttttttttaaaccaaccaCTACCTGCTTTTCTTGATAGTTTTCTGCCACCTTACTCTGCTACCAATTTCaggcctccccttccccttttatatCTGAAACAGTCCCGTGTGGTAGGCTCGGTAAAGTTAATATAGGCACATAAACAGCAGTTCTTATCAAGAGATTGTGGGGAGATTCAGGGGATCCAAAGCACACAATGTATCGGGTCTAGGAAATCCTGTGGGCATCCATGGATGGACCCATTACAGTCTGGTCTGTCCCAATTGTGCATGGGGAGGGAACTAAGGGTGCTCTGCCCTATTCCTGAGAAATGCCTAAAAATCTGCAtggaaatgcacattaaaaaaaaaaagttttaaaagtattttagACTTCTAAAAATAAGGCATCTACCTGCCCACAGCCTGGAGCTGCTAGTGCAAGCATCTTCTTGCCACtgcatgctttgaatgcaaataCAGCCAGTTTACCTAAGAGTGAGAGGACTTGATGTTTACAGGCAGGAAGCCATGTTCTTCCTGTACAATTCCCCCTGAGATAGGATGTCATCAGTTCTCATTGCTCCCAGGGGAATCTCTTGTATTTGCATTTAGAGTGCGCTGCAGCAAGGAGCAGCAGACATTTGATTGATCTGACCTCAGCCTGTTTGGGCCATGCCCTAGCCTTGGTACCTGACAATCAACAGCAGACCCTGCTGAGGCCTGACAGTTTCTGTGTCATGCAATGTTGGCAATACCTGTTTTGTTCTGTGTAGTATGAGAACTACATGATATTTGgcccaataataaaaaaaagaaaatcagaagGGCAGCACTGAAAGGTGAAGCAAATTATATCTAATATGGGGGtaagagggaaggaaaggggttATAGATCGGCCTACTTCTGCTTACATACAACCCTCTGAATAAAGAGATCTATATTGTACTGATCTTAAAATAAGCTCCCGATTGTTTAAATAACACTGTCATGTTACCTCCACGGATATATCCTTTGCTGTCATTGGCCACTTGTGCTCATATTTGTCTTTCACAGCTTGTTCTGCACTGACGGTTGGTGTTGCATTCTCAGGCCTCATTCCATGGCTAGGTTTACCCACCAGATTTTGAACAGATTTCACCATATTCTTTAAATCTTCTGGGTATGGAGTTGGATAGCGCTTTAAGTTTATTTCAACCTGAGCAGTCGtttaacaaaataaattaaaaccacaAATAGGAAACAAAAAACATTATTAAACTTCTAGTTTTGATTATCAAGGctatacaaaacagaaaacacagaGACAGTGAATTTAGGCATTTGAGACAATGTTAACATAAAACTGTGCCTTTGAAATGCTAAAGCCTATGTCATTTACAACATGGTGAATGCAGAATAAAATCCATTGGTGACTGAATGTAATTTCTTTCCCACTTGCCTAGAACTGTATAATGCAATAATACTTGGACTGAAATTACACCTTGATGTTCAGACTGCTAAACATCACTTTAATGGCTCAGGTAGAATCTAGAACTTCACTTGCATATGGAAAGTCATTCTGGATTTATAAAACAACACTGTGATAGCTTATTTGAAAAGACTGTGAGCAATCCAAAAAAGATTAGATGTTCCTAAATCCttctgaaatcaataggacttgaGTACGCTTCAATTTTAACGGATTGCATTCAATAAAAATTGAGGGCCCCCCACCTCATTTAATGGATGTGTAGTTGTACAAAAGTGTGATATAATttttactacaaaggaaaaaATTGCATGTAAAGCCAAGGTTCAAATGCAGACACAAGTTAATAGGCAACCATTCAAAAAGCTTGACTGATGTGAAGAGAACAAACTATGGTAGCAACTTGCACTGAGCgttgaaatataataaagtatgCATTACAGACAAGCACATCCAAACATGGATCTCAATAGCAAATGTGAAATATTATGTTACAAGGAAATGTACAGCTCCAGTAAGAAAACTAACTAAGTGATGTGTGGAATAAAGTACTGCTATTGTTCTAATTGCCTTACAGTTGAAAGAATGTAATTGCTGCTGGTCTAACTTAATCACTTGCTTTTCTACATGACCTGGGCCATGGTATACGTAAGATTTACACATAACCTTAACAATAACTGGGATGTAAATCAAATACTACATGCACTGCAAAGGTTGCTAAGAATACAGTGTAACTAATTAACTATGTAAGGAAATTTGAGTAAAGTTAATTTATCTTAGGTAAATATTAAATTTCACTATTAAACATACTCGCAGATGTGCTAGATAGAATTAGGGTGAAGAAAATCCCATAGTTGATATTAAAAATGATAATTACCAATGAAGTCTAGACTCCCTTTCTATTCATGGTCTTTTATGTTTCACATTTAAAGTTACCTCAGAAGTAGCATGCCGCTGGGGATAAAAACCTTCCAAAGTGCAATATTCCtggatagaagaatttcttttttaatttctactGTCAAATTCATTTCAGCAAACAATGATACACTTGACCAAAATCAAATTTCACAAGACTCATCAGAATAAAGTTATTATGAATATTAAGAACTATTACCAAATGTATAATTTTAAATAACATAAAATTACAAACCAAATCCTATGAAACGTAGATGAATATGCAACCAACCAATCACAGGGCACACATTTCATTGAGAACTGTGCCCTTAATATTAAGGATTATTTCACCACTCTGGAAATGTCTTCATATCAGCCAAACAGACAGGTGCCTGCAGTTGATATTGCAATGCACAGATAGCCATGATGTCAAAGAAATTTTGTATGCGCTTTAAACACTGTGAGTCCCAATATTACTTGCATGTTTACTGGATAAACATATGAGAATCATCTCCAAACACCCAGGTATTGAACTGATCTGTAACCATTTGATTATGTTTTAAGATAgaataaatataattaataaagcagaataatGTAACAGAAACATTTAACATGATTTCTTTTTAATATGTTTAGTACTGTAAAGGTCTAGCACCAGTGTgactttttaaaatctatttaatACATTAAAATTGGCTTTACACGGATATTACTGACAGCACTCCTATGGATTTTCATCTTTATTTTGAGGGGAAAGTGGGTATTGTATATGCACCTGTACGtatgtacatttgtgtgtgtgtgtgtatatgtgtgtgtgtgtgagtaagtgagagaaagaaagagagagagagagagagagagagagagagagagagaaagaaagaaagaaagaaagaaagaaagaaagaagcccaGATCCTGCCCACAGCTACCACTTTCAGGCCCACTTATTACTGCTACGCATCCCCTGACCACTGCCACATCTACCCCTGACGCAGGCAAatagatcacttttctagtttgTGAATTAACAAAAAAtgataaaattaatttttttaccaCCATTCAGAAACACGCTTATCTTTA
The Podarcis raffonei isolate rPodRaf1 chromosome 6, rPodRaf1.pri, whole genome shotgun sequence DNA segment above includes these coding regions:
- the LRRC7 gene encoding leucine-rich repeat-containing protein 7 isoform X4, whose protein sequence is MMESLVQCLEMTTKRKIIGRLVPCRCFRGEEEIISVLDYSHCSLQQVPKEVFNFERTLEELYLDANQIEELPKQLFNCQALRKLSIPDNDLSSLPTSIASLVNLKELDISKNGIQDFPENIKCCKCLTIIEASVNPISKLPDGFTQLLNLTQLYLNDAFLEFLPANFGRLVKLRILELRENHLKTLPKSMHKLTQLERLDIGNNEFSELPEVLEQVQNLKELWMDNNSLQTLPGPIGRLKQLVYLDMSKNRIESIDMDISGCEALEDLLLSSNMLQQLPDSIGLLKRLTTLKVDDNQLTILPNAIGNLSLLEEFDCSCNELESLPPTIGYLHSLRTLAVDENFLPELPREIGSCKNVTVMSLRSNKLEFLPDEIGQMQKLRVLNLSDNRLKNLPITFTKLKELAALWLSDNQSKALIPLQTEAHPETKQRVLTNYMFPQQPRGDEDFQSDSDSFNPTLWEEQRQQRMTVAFEFEEKKEEEENAGKVKEYCTLEGFYPQRHATSEVEINLKRYPTPYPEDLKNMVKSVQNLVGKPSHGMRPENATPTVSAEQAVKDKYEHKWPMTAKDISVEDPYVHAVNDMRIGELRPSMTEAPLYQPKLVLLGKEKKESTDESEADKVHCMNNSVSSGTYSDYSPSQASSGSSNARVKMGSLQTTAKDAVNNSLWGNRLVQSFPQPLETKPLLSQRESAPAGNLQQHNERRPMSDTFADSWNDGSHYDNTGFVAEESTVENPSANPLLSSKSRSTSAHGRRPLIRQDRIVGIPLELEQPTLRNTPESEVPPSNPWQNWTRTPSPFEDRTAFPSKLESTPTTSPLPERKDLVKDSAEIASTFSPGTAWEYHESNANRSLGNVFSHIHCRPDPSKNVISISKSTERLSPMMRDLKTNRFKKSQSIDEIDIGAYKVYNIPLENYAATTDNAGMHERPDKMMGPEHGMSSMSRSQSVPMLDDELLTYGSVKVQQQQKPSVTKKVYQFDQSFNPQGSVEVKADKRIPPPFQHTPEYIPQQTKTVSKDLVSPRAYRGYPPMEHMFSFSQPSVNEETVNTQYSSQGSRAGFLRRADSLASSTDMSMYRRVSEPHELPQSDRYNRHQYRGPMERQSSMQVSESQFLKRNGRYEDEHPSYQEVKAQSGSFPVKNLTQRRPLSARSYSTESYGTSQTRPVSARPTMAALLEKIPSDYNLGNYGDKPSDNTDLKTRPTPVKGNESCGKMPADWRQQLLRHIEARRLDRTAAYKHNTVNLGMLRSGGLSAMHAGRSMTLNLQTKSKFENQMHQELPLPKTPSQQSSILDNGQEDVSAGGQWNPYPLGRRDVPPETVAKKAGSHIQTLMGSQSLQHRSREQPYESNMNKVTIQQYQPPLPIQIPSQSTRAPQAGRCVIQTKGQRSMDGYPEQFCVRIEKNPGLGFSISGGISGQGNPFKPSDKGIFVTRVQPDGPASNLLQPGDKIIQISEPGYYPDYWPTNLGWFHDGTEYT